In Camelus dromedarius isolate mCamDro1 chromosome 24, mCamDro1.pat, whole genome shotgun sequence, one genomic interval encodes:
- the HS3ST4 gene encoding heparan sulfate glucosamine 3-O-sulfotransferase 4 produces MWVVRILKSGTSGSPKLCSLTQALQRTQFHLVKVRNVMPKTLDGQLTMEKTPSYFVTNEAPKRIHSMAKDIKLIVVVRNPVTRAISDYTQTLSKKPEIPTFEVLAFKNRTLGLIDASWSAIRIGIYALHLENWLQFFPLSQILFVSGERLIVDPAGEMAKVQDFLGLKRVVTEKHFYFNKTKGFPCLKKPEDSSAPRCLGKSKGRTHPRIDPDVIHRLRKFYKPFNVMFYQMTGQDFQWEQEEGDK; encoded by the exons ATGTGGGTAGTCCGAATTCTTAAATCAGGCACATCTGGCTCCCCCAAACTGTGTTCCTTAACCCAAGCCCTCCAAAGGACACAGTTCCATCTGGTGAAAGTCAG AAATGTGATGCCTAAGACTTTGGATGGCCAGTTAACCATGGAGAAGACGCCAAGTTACTTTGTGACAAACGAGGCCCCCAAGCGCATCCATTCCATGGCCAAGGACATCAAACTGATCGTGGTGGTGAGAAACCCCGTGACCAGGGCCATCTCCGACTACACCCAGACACTGTCAAAGAAACCCGAGATCCCCACCTTTGAGGTGCTGGCCTTCAAAAACCGGACCCTGGGGCTGATCGATGCCTCGTGGAGCGCCATCCGGATAGGCATCTACGCTCTGCACCTGGAGAACTGGCTCCAGTTCTTTCCCCTCTCTCAGATCCTCTTTGTCAGCGGCGAGCGGCTCATAGTGGACCCCGCCGGAGAAATGGCCAAAGTACAGGATTTTCTAGGCCTCAAGCGTGTTGTGACTGAGAAGCATTTCTATTTCAACAAAACCAAGGGGTTCCCTTGCCTAAAGAAGCCAGAAGACAGCAGTGCCCCGAGGTGCTTAGGCAAGAGCAAAGGTCGGACTCATCCCCGCATCGACCCAGATGTGATCCACAGACTGCGGAAATTCTACAAACCCTTCAACGTGATGTTTTACCAAATGACTGGTCAAGATTTCCAGTGGGAACAGGAAGAGGGTGACAAATGA